In the Rhodothermus sp. genome, GAAGGCCCCGAGAGCCTGCCGCGCTTTGATCTGATCCATAAAAATCCGGACTGGTATATTGACCACGCCATTGTTACGCATGCGCATCATGACCACATCGGTGCTTTGCCTGTTCTGTTACGTGAGTTTCCGCATGTGCTGGTGCACATGACGCGCGTCACCCGCCAGCTGGCTGATCTGCTGTTGCCGGCATCGGCGCGGCTGCAACGTCGCAGGATGCAGGAGGGACGCTCGAGCTATGGACCGCTTTTTGACGAAAAGCAACTGGAAGGATACAGCTATCTGTATCTGACGCATGAGCCGGGACAGGACTTTAGCGTGACGGGACTGCGGGGACGTGCGCCTGTGCGGGCGCGTTTTTATCATGCCGGACATGTACTGGGCGCTGCCGGGGTGCTGCTGACGCACAGAGAGGCTGGTCAGCACCAGCGCATCTTTTATACGAGCGATACCAATATGCGGGCGCAGGCGATCATCCCCGGAGGGGACTATCCAGAAGATCCTGTCGATGTGCTCATTCTGGAATCGACGGCCGGGGCTGATCCCGAGGCTGAACGCACGACGCGGCGTCTGGAGGAAGAACGCTTTGGCGAGGCGGTGCGACGTGTGCTGGATCGGGGCGGCAGCGTGCTGGTGCCGGCATTTGCCCTGGGGCGGGCTCAGGAAGTGCTGGCTGTGATCGACCGACTGAAACGGGAGAAGGTGCTGCCCGCTGGGGTGCCAGTTTAT is a window encoding:
- a CDS encoding MBL fold metallo-hydrolase is translated as MIFVALGDTEAIGANCYFVKLDGTGLVLDVGVDPNEEGPESLPRFDLIHKNPDWYIDHAIVTHAHHDHIGALPVLLREFPHVLVHMTRVTRQLADLLLPASARLQRRRMQEGRSSYGPLFDEKQLEGYSYLYLTHEPGQDFSVTGLRGRAPVRARFYHAGHVLGAAGVLLTHREAGQHQRIFYTSDTNMRAQAIIPGGDYPEDPVDVLILESTAGADPEAERTTRRLEEERFGEAVRRVLDRGGSVLVPAFALGRAQEVLAVIDRLKREKVLPAGVPVYTAGTMRAIADLYDRTRFVTPRLDPSFEVFRVEQRRLPRRLEAVREALAEPAIYVLSSGMMFERSLSNRMAQLLVEDERHAIFLVGFAREDSPAGRLLEAATTGAEVVILDEQQGPQPLRCEVARFRFSGHSHRRDLLRLVERLKPRHVILVHGDEEAREWMADNIQFFYPEVKVWLPQSGKPLEL